Proteins encoded together in one Campylobacter concisus window:
- the nuoD gene encoding NADH dehydrogenase (quinone) subunit D, translating to MSQAPNRLKPFFENLEFEQNDGKMILNFGPQHPSAHGQLKLVLELDGEKVVRAMPEVGFMHRGVEKMAENMTYQEFIPVTDRVDYIASSANNYAFCAAVEKLCAIEVPRRAQIIRVMLLELNRISSHLLFLATHALDVGAMSVFLYAFREREYVLDLIEKYCGARLTHSSIRIGGVPLDLPDGWCEELLKFCEKFPSDITLYEDLLSENRIWQARLVDVGVISKELALSTGCSGVMLRASGVARDIRKEEPYLIYDELEFDVPYATHGDCYARYLLYMKEMRECVKILKQCVSKYQTSSPAIIADAPYYVSASKEQIMSQNYSLMQHFVLITQGLKPPKGEIYFASESPKGELGIYINSDGSASPYRLKIRTPSFWHCAIYEDLLVGQYVADVATIIGSTNIILGEVDR from the coding sequence TTGAGCCAGGCACCAAACCGCTTAAAACCATTTTTTGAAAATTTAGAATTTGAGCAAAATGATGGCAAGATGATACTAAATTTTGGCCCGCAGCACCCAAGCGCACATGGACAGCTAAAACTAGTGCTTGAACTTGATGGCGAAAAAGTCGTGCGTGCCATGCCAGAGGTTGGCTTCATGCACCGAGGCGTTGAAAAGATGGCTGAAAATATGACCTATCAGGAATTTATCCCAGTGACTGACAGGGTTGATTACATAGCATCGAGTGCTAATAACTACGCATTTTGTGCGGCTGTGGAGAAGCTTTGCGCTATCGAAGTGCCTAGACGTGCGCAGATTATTAGAGTGATGCTTTTAGAGCTAAACCGCATCAGCTCGCATCTTTTATTTTTAGCTACGCATGCCCTTGATGTGGGCGCTATGAGCGTCTTTTTATACGCATTTAGAGAGCGCGAATACGTCCTTGATCTTATAGAAAAATACTGCGGCGCAAGACTAACTCATAGCTCCATAAGGATCGGTGGCGTGCCGCTTGATCTGCCTGATGGCTGGTGCGAAGAGCTGCTTAAATTTTGTGAGAAATTTCCAAGCGACATCACGCTTTACGAAGATCTGCTAAGCGAAAATAGAATTTGGCAAGCAAGGCTTGTAGATGTGGGCGTAATTAGCAAAGAGCTAGCCCTTAGTACTGGCTGCTCTGGCGTCATGCTAAGAGCAAGCGGTGTGGCGCGTGATATAAGAAAAGAAGAGCCATATCTCATCTATGATGAGCTAGAATTTGACGTGCCTTATGCGACACATGGCGACTGCTACGCAAGGTATCTGCTTTACATGAAAGAGATGCGCGAGTGCGTGAAAATTTTAAAGCAGTGCGTTAGCAAGTATCAGACAAGCAGCCCCGCCATCATCGCCGACGCGCCATATTACGTAAGCGCTTCAAAAGAGCAGATAATGAGCCAAAACTACTCATTAATGCAGCATTTTGTGCTAATAACTCAGGGACTAAAGCCTCCAAAGGGTGAAATTTACTTCGCTAGCGAGTCGCCAAAGGGAGAGCTTGGAATTTATATAAACTCAGACGGCAGTGCAAGCCCATACCGCCTAAAAATTCGCACACCAAGCTTTTGGCACTGCGCTATTTATGAAGATTTATTGGTAGGCCAGTACGTTGCTGACGTCGCTACGATAATTGGTAGCACAAATATCATCTTAGGCGAGGTCGATAGATGA
- a CDS encoding NADH-quinone oxidoreductase subunit C, translating to MREYKPKNDLQKKQYYKEKFYIEKQTPKDEVKDSKFDEELAILEQSGVEILSSYVEFDQLVIYVNSSENFKALEVLKSFGYEQLSELAALDFINQKGGYEVFYQLLSMSKNRRARVKCFVKKDEMLKSVCELYKSANWAEREMYDLSGVLIKDHPNLKRLIMPDDWHSYPLLKSYPLTGDEAAKWYEVDKIFGSEFREQIGEENRDPAFVDEKDTFGFSRVFSEEYEYQEDGGVKFVKKAKFNQSQIVKERP from the coding sequence ATGAGAGAGTATAAGCCAAAGAATGATCTGCAAAAAAAACAGTATTACAAAGAGAAATTTTACATAGAAAAGCAGACACCAAAAGATGAAGTAAAAGATTCTAAATTTGATGAAGAACTCGCTATTTTAGAGCAAAGTGGAGTAGAAATTTTATCTAGCTATGTGGAGTTTGATCAGCTTGTAATTTATGTAAATTCTAGTGAAAATTTTAAAGCTCTTGAAGTATTAAAATCTTTTGGTTACGAACAGCTTAGCGAGCTCGCAGCGCTTGATTTCATAAATCAAAAAGGTGGATACGAAGTCTTTTATCAGCTTCTTAGCATGAGTAAAAATAGACGCGCTCGTGTAAAATGCTTTGTAAAAAAAGATGAAATGCTAAAAAGCGTTTGCGAGCTTTATAAAAGCGCGAACTGGGCTGAGCGCGAGATGTATGATCTAAGTGGCGTTCTCATTAAAGATCATCCAAATTTAAAACGCCTCATCATGCCTGATGACTGGCACTCATACCCGCTCTTAAAGAGCTATCCGCTAACTGGCGACGAGGCTGCCAAATGGTACGAGGTGGATAAAATTTTTGGAAGCGAATTTAGAGAGCAGATCGGCGAAGAAAACCGCGATCCAGCATTTGTTGATGAGAAAGATACCTTTGGCTTTTCAAGGGTGTTTAGCGAAGAATACGAGTATCAAGAAGATGGTGGCGTAAAATTTGTCAAAAAGGCTAAATTTAACCAAAGCCAGATAGTAAAGGAAAGACCTTGA
- the nuoI gene encoding NADH-quinone oxidoreductase subunit NuoI → MSEKKYILIDEKLKPKSAFDKFKHFIAATFKPDLLIGLKVTIKQMLFSKSHTLKYPMQKMELNARYRGIHKLLKFVESENERCIGCGLCEKICVSNCISMKTSLGEDGRKKVASYSINLSRCVYCGFCADVCPELAIVCGQEYEVASESRIIFGTKDEFLTKDKFLKDQSEFEGYGALPKNSDSLIKKTPNAFIGENENETKSDE, encoded by the coding sequence ATGAGTGAGAAAAAATATATTTTAATAGATGAAAAGTTAAAGCCAAAGAGCGCGTTTGATAAATTTAAGCACTTCATCGCTGCCACATTTAAGCCTGATCTTTTGATCGGACTAAAAGTAACGATAAAGCAGATGCTCTTTAGTAAGTCGCATACTTTAAAATACCCTATGCAAAAGATGGAGCTAAATGCTAGATATAGGGGTATTCACAAGCTTTTAAAATTTGTTGAAAGTGAAAATGAACGTTGCATTGGGTGCGGATTATGTGAGAAAATTTGCGTTAGCAACTGCATTTCGATGAAAACTTCACTTGGCGAAGATGGCCGCAAAAAGGTCGCAAGTTACTCGATAAATTTAAGTAGATGCGTATATTGTGGATTTTGCGCTGATGTTTGCCCTGAGCTTGCGATAGTTTGCGGACAAGAGTACGAAGTCGCAAGCGAGAGCAGGATTATATTTGGCACAAAAGATGAATTTTTGACAAAGGATAAATTTTTAAAAGATCAAAGCGAGTTTGAAGGATACGGAGCGCTTCCTAAAAATTCTGACAGCTTAATTAAAAAGACGCCAAATGCATTTATAGGCGAAAATGAAAATGAGACAAAAAGTGATGAGTAG
- a CDS encoding coproporphyrinogen III oxidase family protein → MIFKNIVESFAVNYAHNSIQKSLYNEFNIDILTTTYTKTPKKGKKYMLYAHVPFCHTFCPYCSFHKYHYEQELAKIYFENLREEMRQVKEAGFDFDSLYVGGGTTLINEPELEKTLKLAKELFSIDEISAESDPNHISPESLARFDGLIDRLSVGVQSFDDETLKRVGRYEKFGSAKEVKRKLELALGKIPVISLDLIFNLPNQTKEQLINDINTAKSISPQQITFYPLMKSELTRENIARSLGVSNIDNEREFYEIITEEFSKSNYKQSNAWAFSNEKSADLRDEYVGSNLEYVGVGSGAFSFLDGELVINAFNLLDYGRKIKDRQSPVIAKCGFSKKERLKYTFLTRLFDGGVDIKRYNDENSTNINKALFMELSLLKLVNAIYEENGIIKPTFFGKYICIVLMRDFYAGMDKVRAIFKDDAKIKRSKVLRIMSENTEQKYEPNIIQPRAAM, encoded by the coding sequence ATGATTTTTAAAAATATTGTTGAGAGTTTTGCTGTAAATTACGCTCATAATTCTATACAAAAATCGCTATACAACGAATTTAACATAGACATTTTAACCACAACCTACACCAAAACTCCAAAAAAAGGCAAAAAGTATATGCTCTATGCACATGTACCATTTTGTCACACATTCTGCCCATATTGCTCGTTTCATAAGTACCACTATGAACAAGAGCTTGCAAAAATTTACTTTGAAAATTTACGTGAGGAGATGAGGCAGGTTAAAGAGGCTGGATTTGACTTTGATTCACTTTATGTTGGCGGTGGTACGACGCTTATAAATGAGCCAGAGCTTGAGAAGACACTTAAGCTTGCAAAAGAGCTTTTTAGTATAGATGAAATTTCAGCAGAAAGCGATCCAAATCACATCTCACCCGAGAGTTTAGCCAGATTTGATGGGTTAATTGATCGCTTAAGCGTGGGTGTACAAAGCTTTGATGATGAAACATTAAAAAGAGTTGGCAGATACGAAAAATTCGGTTCAGCCAAGGAGGTAAAAAGAAAGCTTGAGCTCGCTCTTGGTAAGATCCCAGTTATTAGCCTTGATCTCATCTTTAACCTGCCAAATCAAACAAAAGAGCAGCTCATAAACGACATAAATACTGCAAAATCGATCTCTCCGCAGCAAATCACCTTCTATCCGCTTATGAAATCAGAGCTAACAAGAGAGAATATAGCTCGCTCGCTTGGCGTCTCAAACATCGATAACGAGCGTGAATTCTATGAGATAATCACTGAAGAATTTAGCAAAAGCAACTACAAACAAAGTAATGCTTGGGCATTTTCAAACGAAAAAAGTGCTGACCTTCGCGACGAATACGTGGGCTCAAATTTAGAGTACGTGGGCGTGGGTAGCGGCGCATTTAGCTTCCTTGACGGCGAGCTTGTTATAAACGCCTTTAACCTACTTGACTACGGCAGAAAGATCAAGGATAGGCAAAGCCCAGTCATCGCAAAATGTGGTTTTAGCAAGAAAGAGCGACTTAAATACACGTTTTTAACAAGGCTTTTTGATGGCGGAGTTGATATTAAAAGATACAACGATGAAAATAGCACAAACATTAACAAAGCCTTATTTATGGAGCTTAGCTTGCTTAAGCTTGTAAATGCAATATATGAAGAAAATGGCATTATTAAGCCAACATTTTTTGGCAAATATATCTGCATCGTGCTTATGCGTGATTTTTACGCTGGCATGGACAAAGTGCGTGCGATATTTAAAGATGATGCTAAGATAAAAAGAAGCAAGGTGCTTCGCATAATGAGCGAAAATACTGAACAAAAGTATGAGCCAAATATCATTCAGCCGCGAGCTGCGATGTAA
- a CDS encoding NuoB/complex I 20 kDa subunit family protein, protein MAKHQINYAANSGLPVVLTTVDKLVQWGRSNSLWALSYGLACCAIEMMASGASRYDFDRFGTIFRASPRHSEVMIIAGTLTKKHAEFTRRLYDQMPEPKWVISMGSCANTGGMFNTYSTVQGVDRIIPVDIYIPGCAPRPETLQYALMMLQKKIRKQSAFRAQKPRKLEI, encoded by the coding sequence ATGGCAAAGCATCAGATAAACTACGCTGCAAATAGTGGCTTACCAGTCGTTTTAACAACCGTTGATAAGCTAGTTCAATGGGGCAGGAGCAACTCGCTTTGGGCGCTTAGTTATGGACTTGCTTGCTGTGCGATCGAGATGATGGCAAGTGGCGCTAGCAGATATGACTTTGATAGATTTGGCACCATTTTTAGGGCTAGCCCAAGACACTCAGAAGTAATGATCATAGCTGGCACGCTAACTAAAAAACACGCTGAGTTTACAAGGCGTCTTTATGATCAGATGCCTGAGCCAAAGTGGGTCATCTCGATGGGTAGCTGTGCAAATACTGGCGGCATGTTTAACACCTACTCTACCGTTCAAGGTGTAGACCGCATAATACCAGTTGATATCTACATCCCAGGCTGTGCCCCGCGTCCAGAGACGCTTCAATACGCACTTATGATGCTTCAAAAAAAGATAAGAAAGCAAAGTGCATTTAGAGCGCAAAAGCCAAGAAAGCTTGAGATATGA
- a CDS encoding multidrug ABC transporter permease/ATP-binding protein — MLANLIKKNIYQIFKIVLLTLVFSGLGVWTLSFINNELVSLKEFDPILAIKFIAVLLLFFISAIAANISLTNFGHKFIYELRYQSVKQILDTPNSVINEIGKAKIIASLNNDIKTITFAFMSATGFIQSLVFIVCASIYLCVIAPKIFIFLSVWIGATLFINTLFMKKIHLYFKYSRVQDDALQKHYDDIVEGHRELSLNRARASVCFDELNFTGDKKRQNMVKADIYHALSDNFTNIMLLGSVGLCVFLCVAFDWASLQTALSISLTILFLRGSFMSMVGSIPAALSAKVSLEKIMSLNLNKFKEGFKFDDSLSDNWQNIKLKDINFNYTHGKFSLKDVNLEIKRGEITFIIGKNGSGKSTLINLLCGLIQPSSGEIYLDSTKIDEANLQSYQAKISAIFADFYLFSQTLSHDGFANQSDIEGLLALLEIDKKVSVVDNKLSTTQLSTGQRKRLSLLIAILERRSILILDEWAADQDPLFKRKFYKEILPFLQSKGISIIAVSHDDSYFDVATRIILVKDGFVRELDESERISAAKDAVEKIK, encoded by the coding sequence ATGCTAGCAAATTTAATCAAAAAAAATATCTATCAAATTTTTAAAATAGTGTTATTAACACTCGTATTTAGTGGACTTGGTGTCTGGACCCTTTCATTTATAAATAATGAGCTTGTAAGTTTAAAAGAATTTGATCCGATTCTTGCAATTAAATTTATAGCAGTCTTACTTTTATTTTTTATAAGCGCCATCGCCGCAAATATATCGCTTACAAATTTTGGACATAAATTTATCTACGAGCTAAGATATCAAAGTGTAAAGCAAATTTTAGATACGCCAAATAGCGTGATAAACGAGATCGGTAAGGCAAAGATCATAGCTAGTCTAAACAATGACATAAAAACAATCACATTTGCTTTTATGAGTGCTACTGGTTTTATACAAAGCCTAGTTTTTATCGTCTGTGCCAGCATCTATCTTTGTGTAATCGCTCCAAAAATTTTTATCTTTTTATCCGTTTGGATCGGTGCGACTCTTTTTATAAATACGCTTTTTATGAAAAAAATTCATCTTTATTTTAAGTATTCTAGAGTTCAAGATGACGCATTGCAAAAGCACTACGACGATATCGTAGAGGGGCATAGAGAGCTTAGTTTAAATAGAGCAAGGGCAAGTGTCTGCTTTGATGAGTTAAATTTTACAGGCGATAAAAAACGTCAAAATATGGTAAAAGCCGATATTTATCACGCATTAAGCGATAATTTCACAAACATTATGCTTCTTGGCTCAGTAGGACTTTGTGTTTTTTTGTGCGTGGCATTTGACTGGGCGAGCCTGCAAACGGCACTAAGCATTAGCCTAACGATACTATTTTTAAGAGGCTCATTTATGAGCATGGTTGGCTCCATACCAGCCGCACTTAGCGCAAAAGTAAGTTTAGAAAAGATCATGAGTTTAAATCTAAATAAATTTAAGGAAGGCTTTAAATTTGACGATAGCCTAAGCGATAATTGGCAAAACATAAAGCTAAAAGATATAAATTTCAACTACACTCACGGCAAATTTAGCCTAAAAGACGTAAATTTAGAGATCAAACGCGGTGAGATAACGTTTATCATCGGTAAAAATGGTAGCGGCAAAAGTACGCTTATAAATTTACTTTGTGGCCTCATTCAACCAAGTAGTGGCGAAATTTACCTTGATAGTACAAAGATAGATGAAGCAAATTTACAAAGCTATCAAGCAAAGATAAGTGCTATTTTTGCTGATTTTTATCTATTTTCACAAACACTCTCTCATGATGGCTTTGCCAACCAAAGCGATATAGAGGGGCTCTTGGCTCTGCTTGAGATCGACAAAAAGGTAAGCGTGGTGGATAATAAGCTTAGCACTACGCAGCTCTCAACCGGCCAGAGAAAGCGTCTAAGCCTACTAATAGCCATTTTAGAACGCCGCTCTATCCTTATCCTTGATGAGTGGGCAGCCGATCAAGATCCACTTTTTAAGCGTAAATTTTATAAAGAAATTTTGCCATTTTTACAAAGTAAGGGCATAAGCATAATCGCTGTTAGCCACGATGATAGCTACTTTGATGTAGCAACTAGGATCATCTTAGTAAAAGATGGCTTTGTGCGTGAGCTAGACGAGAGCGAGCGAATAAGTGCTGCAAAAGATGCAGTTGAGAAGATAAAATAG
- the nuoH gene encoding NADH-quinone oxidoreductase subunit NuoH, whose amino-acid sequence MSETLFFVLSTIIKAVVILAVMASLAGLATYAERKVLAYMQRRVGPDMVGPAGILQIVADMIKLFTKEDIVPENTNKFIFLIAPLISAIAAFAALAPVPFLPEFEIFGHTLRPILSDINVGILYIAGVASVCVFSPLAAGLASYNKFALISAARAVVSLLSFEIVAGMALLSVVMVTSSLSLVDINNYQKGIFGWLIFKQPLAFLLFLIASFVECNRTPFCLTENETEIVAGYGTEYSGMRWAMFFIGEYTNMIAASIIITILFLGGFNEFLFIPGALMIILKSSIVFFFFIWVRASWAHLRVDQLSTFCWKILLPLGILNIVITGFMLLI is encoded by the coding sequence ATGAGTGAAACACTATTTTTTGTGCTAAGCACTATCATTAAAGCCGTGGTCATCTTAGCCGTCATGGCAAGCCTTGCAGGACTAGCAACTTATGCTGAGAGAAAGGTACTAGCCTACATGCAGCGCCGCGTTGGACCTGATATGGTGGGACCTGCTGGAATTTTACAGATAGTAGCTGACATGATAAAACTCTTTACAAAAGAGGACATCGTGCCAGAAAATACGAATAAATTTATCTTTTTAATAGCTCCGCTAATATCAGCCATTGCCGCCTTTGCAGCGCTTGCACCTGTGCCATTTTTGCCTGAGTTTGAAATTTTTGGACATACATTACGTCCAATTCTCTCAGATATTAATGTTGGTATTTTATACATCGCTGGTGTTGCTTCAGTTTGCGTTTTCTCTCCACTTGCAGCAGGTCTTGCTAGCTATAATAAATTTGCACTAATTAGCGCAGCTCGCGCAGTAGTCTCACTTCTTAGTTTCGAAATAGTAGCTGGCATGGCTCTTTTAAGCGTCGTAATGGTAACTAGCTCACTCTCACTTGTGGATATAAACAACTATCAAAAAGGAATTTTTGGCTGGCTTATATTCAAGCAGCCCCTTGCCTTTTTACTCTTTTTAATAGCAAGCTTCGTGGAGTGCAACAGAACGCCATTTTGCTTAACAGAAAACGAAACAGAGATAGTAGCAGGCTATGGCACCGAGTATAGCGGCATGAGATGGGCGATGTTTTTCATCGGCGAGTACACAAATATGATCGCTGCTAGCATCATCATTACGATTTTATTTTTAGGTGGATTTAACGAATTTTTATTTATCCCAGGTGCTTTGATGATCATCTTAAAATCAAGCATTGTCTTTTTCTTTTTTATTTGGGTAAGGGCTTCATGGGCACATTTAAGAGTTGATCAGTTAAGTACATTTTGCTGGAAAATTTTGCTTCCGCTTGGAATTTTAAATATCGTAATCACTGGCTTTATGCTACTAATCTAA
- a CDS encoding NADH-ubiquinone oxidoreductase subunit E family protein, whose amino-acid sequence MRRVDLRHLKSEFLSALGQQIKASESGEVIIFLFEIGDFSGVTKAVNLAYNLNCEVMNSLKFNQVDWVLTIKKGKI is encoded by the coding sequence ATGAGAAGGGTCGATCTTAGGCACTTAAAGAGTGAGTTTTTGAGCGCTCTTGGACAGCAGATAAAGGCTAGCGAGTCTGGCGAAGTGATTATATTTTTATTTGAGATAGGTGATTTTAGCGGCGTGACAAAGGCTGTAAATTTAGCCTATAATCTAAACTGCGAAGTGATGAACTCGCTTAAATTTAACCAAGTTGATTGGGTATTAACCATAAAAAAGGGCAAGATATGA
- a CDS encoding NADH-quinone oxidoreductase subunit G produces the protein MKISINDQILEADEGESILNIARANGIYIPALCYLSGCSPTLACRLCMVEANGKVVYSCNAKAKEDMQIYTNTPEIAAERNAIMQTYCVNHPIQCGVCDKSGECELQNLTTHLKVNEQKFAIADTHKPHKKWGLINYDPALCIVCERCVTVCKDRIGESALKTVPRGVEVPKELKESMPKDAYAAFSKMQKSLIGPSVGESLDCSFCGECISVCPTGALISSHFQYSTNIWELNPIPAANPHQSDCELIYYDVKEKSTSDRSKQIYRVSNDFTFGEISGAARFGYDFHNELACKNEEKFEEIVLNIKNGAIKNIKFNSFITNEEALILERLREKFDLNLINNEALNYQKFLNKFSEISGLSSYNADYEDIKNSDFIITAGSFLRHESPVTSFKLNNALKMNKAAGIYFHHIVDEIVKKYSKNFIYVTHEAGKLEQILLFILKNWGENLPSALTSKLENFDENFSLDVPALSEGKSKFTLILGSDFYTDENANLLAALTGVIARATPFRVMLIPPRTNSLGVAKICTLASEKQPGKTLGYNENGEFKFSIFEGNIDASALNQQEGTFTSINNALVPTNVAIPHKGYFLNDIANTLGLMAKNTIDYTPNLPKEKGYKGIKFDDLENFYTNDGTSHRGYKLEISNFTPNDDIEPLLKDSKSINLKDDEALISLANPINLPSFFANYATQTAKRAKLYASSEFMAKFRISQNEAIILEKDGHKLAICMELDSELGGVGAYLGDYDDNLDVGVIFNGKSYAAVKIIKAKDE, from the coding sequence ATGAAAATAAGCATAAACGATCAAATTTTAGAAGCAGATGAGGGCGAGAGCATCCTAAATATCGCAAGAGCAAATGGAATTTATATCCCAGCTCTTTGCTATCTTAGCGGCTGCTCACCAACTCTTGCTTGTAGGCTTTGCATGGTCGAGGCAAATGGCAAAGTAGTTTATAGCTGCAATGCCAAAGCAAAAGAGGATATGCAAATTTATACAAACACGCCAGAAATCGCTGCCGAGCGAAATGCGATCATGCAGACTTACTGCGTAAATCATCCGATTCAATGTGGTGTTTGTGACAAGAGTGGCGAATGTGAACTACAAAATTTAACCACACATCTAAAGGTAAATGAACAAAAATTTGCTATCGCTGACACACACAAACCACATAAAAAATGGGGGCTAATCAACTACGATCCAGCTCTTTGCATAGTCTGCGAAAGATGTGTCACTGTTTGCAAAGACAGGATCGGTGAGAGTGCACTAAAGACCGTACCAAGGGGCGTTGAGGTACCAAAAGAGCTAAAAGAGAGTATGCCAAAAGATGCCTACGCAGCTTTTAGTAAGATGCAAAAAAGCTTAATAGGTCCAAGCGTGGGCGAGAGTCTTGACTGCTCATTTTGTGGCGAGTGTATCAGCGTTTGCCCTACTGGAGCGCTTATTAGTTCGCATTTTCAATATAGCACAAATATCTGGGAGCTAAACCCTATCCCAGCAGCAAATCCACATCAAAGCGACTGCGAGCTAATTTACTATGACGTAAAAGAAAAGAGCACTAGCGATAGAAGTAAGCAAATTTACCGCGTCAGCAATGATTTTACATTTGGCGAGATAAGTGGAGCAGCTAGGTTTGGTTATGACTTTCACAACGAGCTTGCCTGTAAGAATGAAGAGAAATTTGAAGAGATTGTTTTAAATATTAAAAATGGTGCGATCAAAAATATAAAATTTAATAGCTTCATCACAAACGAAGAGGCCCTTATTTTAGAGCGTTTAAGAGAAAAATTTGATCTAAATTTAATAAATAATGAAGCGCTAAATTATCAAAAATTTTTAAATAAATTTAGCGAAATTAGTGGGCTTAGCTCGTATAACGCAGACTATGAAGATATTAAAAATAGCGATTTTATCATCACTGCTGGCAGTTTCTTAAGACACGAAAGCCCAGTGACAAGCTTTAAGTTAAATAACGCTTTAAAAATGAATAAGGCAGCTGGAATTTACTTTCATCACATAGTCGATGAGATCGTTAAAAAATATTCTAAAAATTTTATCTATGTAACGCATGAAGCTGGAAAATTAGAGCAAATTTTACTTTTTATACTTAAAAACTGGGGTGAAAATTTACCTAGTGCACTTACATCAAAGCTTGAAAATTTTGATGAAAATTTTAGCTTAGATGTACCAGCTTTAAGTGAGGGCAAAAGCAAATTTACGCTCATTTTAGGAAGCGATTTTTATACGGATGAAAATGCGAATTTACTAGCCGCACTTACTGGAGTGATCGCAAGAGCTACGCCGTTTCGTGTGATGCTCATACCTCCTCGCACAAATTCACTTGGCGTTGCTAAAATTTGCACTCTTGCAAGCGAGAAACAACCTGGCAAGACGCTTGGCTATAACGAAAATGGTGAATTTAAATTTAGTATTTTTGAAGGTAACATCGATGCTAGCGCACTAAATCAGCAAGAAGGCACATTTACAAGCATAAATAACGCCCTAGTGCCAACAAATGTGGCGATACCGCACAAAGGTTATTTTCTAAACGATATTGCAAATACACTTGGACTAATGGCTAAAAATACGATTGATTACACGCCAAATTTACCAAAAGAAAAGGGTTACAAAGGCATTAAATTTGATGATTTAGAAAATTTTTACACAAACGACGGCACAAGTCACAGAGGCTACAAGCTTGAAATTTCAAATTTTACACCAAATGATGATATAGAGCCACTTTTAAAAGATAGCAAGAGTATAAATTTAAAAGACGATGAGGCACTTATAAGTCTTGCAAATCCTATAAATTTGCCATCATTTTTTGCAAACTATGCGACACAAACAGCCAAAAGAGCGAAGCTTTATGCAAGTAGCGAATTTATGGCTAAATTTAGAATTTCACAAAATGAAGCAATTATTTTAGAAAAAGATGGGCATAAGCTTGCCATTTGCATGGAGCTTGATAGCGAGCTTGGCGGAGTTGGTGCGTATTTAGGTGATTATGACGACAATCTTGATGTGGGGGTTATATTTAATGGCAAAAGCTACGCCGCAGTTAAAATCATAAAGGCAAAAGATGAGTGA
- a CDS encoding NAD(P)H-quinone oxidoreductase subunit 3, with protein MSHSELESTYFGAFIILLLTTCSFCLITFLSSKISKKLANRNTQRLKLGFYECGPTTVKQPNKINIHYFFYGILFILFDVEVIFMYPWAVDFRLLGIFGLIEMLLFVAILLIGFAYAWQKGVFKWQSIR; from the coding sequence ATGTCACATTCAGAGCTTGAAAGCACCTATTTTGGTGCATTTATCATACTTTTACTAACAACTTGTTCATTTTGTTTAATAACATTCTTATCTTCAAAAATAAGCAAAAAACTAGCCAACCGCAATACCCAGCGTCTAAAACTTGGCTTTTATGAGTGTGGTCCAACCACCGTAAAACAACCAAATAAGATAAATATCCACTATTTTTTTTATGGAATTTTATTTATTTTGTTTGATGTTGAAGTCATCTTTATGTATCCGTGGGCGGTGGATTTTAGGCTACTTGGAATTTTTGGACTAATCGAAATGTTGCTTTTTGTGGCGATTTTACTTATCGGCTTTGCTTATGCTTGGCAAAAAGGAGTCTTTAAATGGCAAAGCATCAGATAA
- a CDS encoding NADH-quinone oxidoreductase subunit J, producing MYESFAFYLFSALVLVSFSFSVFCKNALNAVSALAAGMVFISAIFFLLGAEFLGVVQIIVYTGAVVVLYAFAMMFFDSSKECEPKSSKRAKIIVYLLSGFVALLLIFIFLAPIYSVKLENLNPVVNELGNIEAIGILLFSRYLIAFEMCAVMLLVAMVAGIILIHKDMNSQSSLEEML from the coding sequence ATGTATGAGAGTTTTGCATTTTATCTTTTTAGCGCCTTGGTTTTAGTTAGCTTTTCTTTTAGTGTATTTTGTAAAAACGCACTAAATGCAGTCTCTGCGCTAGCTGCTGGCATGGTATTTATCTCGGCTATATTTTTCTTACTTGGAGCGGAATTTTTAGGCGTAGTGCAGATCATCGTATACACAGGTGCTGTGGTCGTTTTATATGCATTTGCGATGATGTTTTTTGATAGCAGTAAAGAGTGTGAACCAAAAAGTAGCAAAAGGGCAAAGATTATTGTCTATCTTTTAAGTGGCTTTGTAGCACTGCTTTTGATATTTATATTTTTAGCGCCTATTTATAGCGTTAAGCTTGAGAATTTAAATCCAGTGGTTAATGAGCTTGGCAATATCGAGGCTATTGGAATTTTGCTTTTTAGTAGGTATTTGATCGCTTTTGAGATGTGTGCCGTAATGCTTCTTGTTGCGATGGTTGCTGGTATCATCTTGATACACAAAGACATGAATAGCCAAAGCAGCCTAGAGGAGATGCTATGA